Within the Leptotrichia sp. oral taxon 498 genome, the region TGCGAAAAAAGAAGGAATACCTGCAAAAAATTTTATTGGGGACGCTTTTTCCAACGAAATGAAAGATGAAGTCATAAAATACATAAAAGAAGAATTTGGTGGAAAAATTGACTTAGTAATTTATAGCTTGGCAAGTGGAGTGAGAACTGACCCAAAAGATGGAAAAACTTACAGATCTGCACTAAAATCTACAAAAGAAGAAATCACAGGTCCTACAATAAATTTTGAAAAAGAAACAATGGAAGAAACTACAATGGAAATTGCCACACCTGAAGAAATTAAGAGCACAGTAAAAGTAATGGGTGGTGAAGACTGGAAACTGTGGATTGAAGCTCTTTCAAATGCAAATGTCCTAGCAGATGGGTTTAAAACAGTAGCTTATTCATATTTAGGACCAAAAGTAACTTACGGAATTTACAAAGACGGTACAATTGGAGCTGCAAAAAGAGATTTAGAACATACAGCTGATATTTTAAATGACTATTTAAAAGAAAAAGTCAATGGAGAAGCATATGTTTCACTAAGTAAAGCGCTAATGACAAGAGCTAGTGCTGTTATTCCAATATTTCCGCTATATGCTGCATTACTTTATAAAGTTATGAAAGAAAAAGGAATTCACGAAGGAACAATTCAGCAAAAACATAGATTACTAAAAGATATGGTTTATGGAAATAACCGTGTAATTGATGATGAGAGAAGATTAAGACCTGACAACTTGGAAATGAGAGAAGATGTCCAAGCTGAGGTAGAAGCTTTATGGGACAAAGTAACACCTGAAAATTTTAAGGAAGTTAGTGATTACAAAGGTGCAAGAGAAGAATTCATGCAATTAAATGGATTTGATTTTGACAATGTCGACTACGATGCTGACATTGACATCGAAGAATTAGCAAAACTTCGTCCATAATTTTAAAATAAAAATTACGCTGAAAATTTGTAATTTTAACTTTTTAGAAGTCTGAAATTATAAATAATCAGCGATTTTTTTATCCTTTATTTTTTCATTTCATTTTTTTAATTTATCTTTTCAAAATTTTAAAATTTAAATATTTTGATTTTAGTTCAAATTATTTTATTTTTGAGCAAAATCCAAATTTATTTAACTCCCCAAGTATTTGGACTTTTACTCCATTCAAGTGCAATTTCTGCTTCTTCTTTTGTCAAATAATCTGTATTTTTAAGTAAATTTATCAAAACATTAAAATTTGACAGGGAACTAAATTTACAGTTAAACTTGTTATAATTTTCTTTTGCGGCATCAAATCCATAAGTAAAAATTGATTTTACTTCCATATCAGCCACTCCTTCTTTTTGAAGCACATCAACGGCAATTAAGCTGCTTTTCCCCGTCGTAATCAAATCTTCAATTACAACAACCTTTTTCCCTTTGACTTCAGCACCTTCAATCTGTTTTCCAGCTCCGTGATCTTTTGGTTTATTTCTAACATACGCAAGAGGTTTTTTCATTCTGTCCGCAATAAATGAGGCCCAAGGAATTCCCGCAGTTGCAACTCCCACAATTACATCTGCATCACTGTCAATTGCCTGTACAAATCCATCTACAATGACATCTCTCTCATCAGAAAATCCCAAGACAAATCTGTTGTCACAATAAATTGGACTTTTTATTCCAGACGCAAATGTAAAAGGTTCATTTACATTGATTTTCACCGCTTTTACATCAAATAACGCCTTTGCCACTCTCTCTTCCAAACTTAAATTTTTACTCATAAAATTCTACTTCCCTTCCATTTTCTAACCTATCACTAAATTTTCCATTTTCAAAAACAATTTTCCCATTAACAATTGTCAAAATATTTTTGCCTTTTAATTTCCAGTTTTCATAAGGTGTCCAGCCACATTTTGATTCAATTTTGTCGTCAATTCCAACAGTCCATTCTTTAGATAAATCA harbors:
- the fabV gene encoding enoyl-ACP reductase FabV produces the protein MVIKPRLKGGLALTNHPIGAKEFVKRQIDYIKSQDKYTGPKKVLIIGSSSGYGLSTRISLAFGAGAETIGVAFEKGVEGKRIGSAGWWNTIAFTEAAKKEGIPAKNFIGDAFSNEMKDEVIKYIKEEFGGKIDLVIYSLASGVRTDPKDGKTYRSALKSTKEEITGPTINFEKETMEETTMEIATPEEIKSTVKVMGGEDWKLWIEALSNANVLADGFKTVAYSYLGPKVTYGIYKDGTIGAAKRDLEHTADILNDYLKEKVNGEAYVSLSKALMTRASAVIPIFPLYAALLYKVMKEKGIHEGTIQQKHRLLKDMVYGNNRVIDDERRLRPDNLEMREDVQAEVEALWDKVTPENFKEVSDYKGAREEFMQLNGFDFDNVDYDADIDIEELAKLRP
- the pyrE gene encoding orotate phosphoribosyltransferase, with product MSKNLSLEERVAKALFDVKAVKINVNEPFTFASGIKSPIYCDNRFVLGFSDERDVIVDGFVQAIDSDADVIVGVATAGIPWASFIADRMKKPLAYVRNKPKDHGAGKQIEGAEVKGKKVVVIEDLITTGKSSLIAVDVLQKEGVADMEVKSIFTYGFDAAKENYNKFNCKFSSLSNFNVLINLLKNTDYLTKEEAEIALEWSKSPNTWGVK